Proteins encoded within one genomic window of Hevea brasiliensis isolate MT/VB/25A 57/8 chromosome 8, ASM3005281v1, whole genome shotgun sequence:
- the LOC110664301 gene encoding uncharacterized protein LOC110664301 has translation MRKLCPNFDREDGLETVLEVPIPEEMFGSNKNGNRSWQNLKAWMRPHTDRSLANLFGSRNTEIQLLLGVVGAPLIPLPVCCDHLFINRNIKDQPIEASMAKYIVQQYVAAVGGEKALNSVDSMYAMGKVKMGASEFCTGEGSLNNKVVKVKNLMNGGGEMGGFVLWQKRPDLWCLELVVSGCKISAGSDGKVAWRQTPWHHPHASRGPPRPLRRFLQGLDPKSTANLFSNSICVGEMAINDEDCFVLKLEAEPSSLRARSTSNVEIIRHTVRGYFSQRTGLLVQLEDSHLLRIKASGNDSIFWETTMESRIQDYRTIDGINIAHGGRTSVSLFRFGENSENHSRTRMEEVWAIEEVDFNIKGLSMDCFLPPRDLKKEGEEAYGVVACNAKLPLKIRSASTKISACKVVAIDVDYSENSTETSTEDDDDEDDY, from the exons atgAGGAAACTTTGTCCAAATTTTGATAGAGAAGATGGGCTCGAGACGGTCCTTGAGGTTCCAATCCCAGAGGAGATGTTTGGTTCAAACAAGAACGGGAATAGGTCGTGGCAGAACTTGAAAGCTTGGATGAGACCACATACTGATAGATCTCTGGCAAACCTATTTGGAAGCAGAAATACAGAGATCCAACTCTTGCTTGGTGTTGTTGGAGCTCCTTTGATCCCTCTTCCCGTCTGTTGTGATCACCTTTTCATCAACCGGAACATCAAAGACCAACCTATT GAGGCATCAATGGCAAAATACATAGTGCAACAGTACGTAGCAGCAGTGGGAGGGGAGAAGGCATTGAATTCTGTAGACAGCATGTATGCAATGGGGAAGGTGAAAATGGGAGCTTCAGAGTTCTGTACAGGAGAAGGGAGCTTGAACAATAAGGTGgtgaaagtgaagaatttgatgAATGGAGGTGGAGAGATGGGAGGATTTGTTCTCTGGCAAAAAAGGCCTGACTTGTGGTGCCTGGAGCTGGTGGTTTCAGGCTGCAAGATTAGCGCAGGCAGTGATGGTAAGGTAGCTTGGAGGCAGACTCCATGGCACCATCCCCATGCTTCCAGAGGCCCACCTAGGCCACTCAGGCGGTTCCTCCAG GGTCTTGATCCAAAATCCACAGCCAACTTATTCTCCAACTCCATTTGCGTTGGGGAGATGGCAATCAACGACGAGGACTGTTTTGTACTAAAGCTAGAAGCTGAACCTTCATCATTAAGAGCAAGAAGCACAAGCAATGTAGAAATAATAAGGCACACAGTTAGGGGATACTTCAGTCAAAGAACAGGCCTCTTGGTCCAACTAGAAGACTCTCACCTTCTAAGAATCAAAGCCTCAGGAAATGACAGCATATTCTGGGAGACGACAATGGAGTCCAGAATTCAAGATTACAGAACCATTGACGGGATAAACATAGCACATGGTGGTAGAACATCAGTTTCATTGTTTAGATTTGGTGAGAACTCAGAAAACCATTCAAGAACAAGAATGGAAGAGGTTTGGGCTATAGAAGAAGTGGATTTTAACATAAAAGGATTATCAATGGACTGTTTTTTGCCGCCTCGCGACTTGAAGAAAGAGGGAGAAGAAGCATATGGAGTTGTGGCTTGCAATGCAAAATTGCCATTGAAGATCAGATCAGCTTCTACTAAGATTAGTGCCTGTAAAGTTGTGGCTATTGATGTTGATTACTCTGAAAACAGTACGGAAACTAGTActgaagatgatgatgatgaagatgattATTGA
- the LOC110664304 gene encoding uncharacterized protein LOC110664304 yields the protein MEPSQKPHVVVDVVDDDGDVGKSSHHHQSDDKEQRSSSSESGASSEIVKESRSSVSEVDLERRVSDIKVHLVKVERDCRICHLGLDAGNQDSGLPIELGCSCKDDLAAAHKQCAEAWFRIKGNKTCEICGSVARNVAGPNEVELVEQWNEVNETAVASAAPSVHTRETRNFWQGHRFLNFLLACMVFAFVISWLFHFNVPS from the exons ATGGAACCTTCACAGAAACCCCATGTTGTTGTTGATGTTGTTGATGATGATGGTGACGTAGGGAAAAGCAGTCATCATCACCAGTCAGATGATAAAGAGCAAAGAAGCTCTTCAAGTGAGTCTGGCGCTAGCAGTGAAATTGTGAAGGAGAGCAGATCTTCTGTGTCAGAGGTGGATCTGGAGCGTCGGGTGTCCGATATTAAGGTACATTTGGTAAAGGTTGAAAGAGACTGCAGGATTTGTCATCTTGGCTTGGATGCTGGGAATCAGGATTCTGGTTTGCCTATTGAGTTGGGTTGTTCGTGCAAGGATGATTTGGCTGCTGCTCACAAGCAGTGCGCAGAAGCCTGGTTCAGGATTAAGGGAAACAA AACCTGTGAGATTTGTGGATCGGTTGCACGAAATGTAGCTGGTCCAAATGAGGTTGAGTTGGTTGAGCAGTGGAATGAGGTGAATGAAACTGCAGTAGCATCAGCAGCTCCTTCTGTGCACACAAGGGAGACCCGGAACTTTTGGCAGGGCCATCGATTCCTGAATTTCTTGCTAGCATGTATGGTTTTTGCCTTTGTCATCTCTTGGCTCTTTCACTTCAATGTACCTTCATAA
- the LOC110664307 gene encoding LOW QUALITY PROTEIN: L-type lectin-domain containing receptor kinase IV.3 (The sequence of the model RefSeq protein was modified relative to this genomic sequence to represent the inferred CDS: inserted 1 base in 1 codon; deleted 1 base in 1 codon): MVAAFHISSSALSFLFVIFHLLTLYPISGLSLVTIVTSNPNFDPQIAILGDAKFSDDGSRVQLTSPHASSSGLLFYKDPFKFLGSSPSKMSSFSTEFEFEFSGNNGDNISLIMGTYNFASKFLGQFPFEVSSEKGYPDIEFGASMDGNVGDSNTSDVFVSVKSRVKLKAWINYDASSKRLEVRLSKLRDKRPYSIDLSNMWEVSDVYAALGSRNGNNSLETYFVYSWRFRLRNFPXWMHSLPVDPHVSVDNSNETLRVHSRRFCPFTILAGMIFATGCGALFAFMVLFVWAIYVNRRTVFPIEGNVQPVAFRYEKFSVGVEKDGKVVKN; the protein is encoded by the exons atggTTGCTGCATTTCACATTTCCAGTTCTGCATTATCCTTTCTGTTCGTGATTTTCCATCTTCTAACCCTATATCCCATTTCTGGTCTTTCACTTGTTACCATAGTCACTAGCAACCCCAACTTCGATCCCCAAATTGCTATTCTTGGAGACGCCAAGTTCTCCGATGATGGCTCTCGTGTGCAACTTACGAGCCCTCATGCCTCAAGCTCTGGTCTTCTCTTTTACAAGGATCCCTTCAAATTTCTCGGTTCTAGTCCCAGCAAAATGTCATCGTTTTCCACGGAGTTTGAGTTTGAGTTCTCTGGTAATAATGGGGATAATATATCTCTTATTATGGGTACCTATAATTTTGCATCAAAATTTCTGGGTCAATTTCCATTTGAGGTTTCTAGTGAGAAAGGGTATCCGGATATTGAATTTGGCGCATCAATGGATGGCAATGTAGGTGACTCTAATACTAGTGATGTATTCGTAAGTGTTAAGAGTAGAGTGAAACTGAAGGCTTGGATTAATTATGATGCGAGTTCCAAAAGATTAGAGGTTAGGTTAAGTAAATTGAGGGATAAAAGGCCATATTCGATTGATCTGTCTAATATGTGGGAAGTTAGTGATGTTTATGCGGCCTTAGGCTCAAGGAATGGTAACAACTCATTAGAGACATATTTTGTGTATTCATGGAGGTTTAGGTTGAGGAATTTTC ACTGGATGCATTCCTTACCAGTTGATCCTCATGTTTCTGTGGATAATAGCAATGAGACTTTGAGAGTGCATAGTAGGAGATTCTGTCCTTTTACTATTCTTGCTGGGATGATTTTTGCTACT GGATGTGGAGCATTATTTGCGTTTATGGTGCTATTTGTGTGGGCAATCTATGTCAATCGGCGCACTGTATTTCCAATTGAAGGTAATGTGCAGCCAGTGGCATTCAGGTATGAAAAATTCAGTGTAGGTGTGGAGAAAGATGGGAAAGTGGTTAAGAATTAG